From Tripterygium wilfordii isolate XIE 37 chromosome 16, ASM1340144v1, whole genome shotgun sequence, one genomic window encodes:
- the LOC119980917 gene encoding ATPase family AAA domain-containing protein At1g05910-like isoform X2, whose amino-acid sequence MRPTHRHMRNRLGNNTSQDELLSPKRKKIVETRPTPRREGLRPRRSTTVARVRLNLESGDEQDILEEKVGHDETENGNDDIDENDVDDDQNEIDGEAEDDDEDEEDDEDIEEEQDGRRRYDLRNRAEVRSLSAEEGKQRPRSPRQVLQQGIGTKVSGSVRKGGSRVHKRHRFSRVEESDDSLLVDELDRGPAIPWGRGGSRPGPPWLFGGLDMHGTTALGLNVAASGWGHQGDTLGTLTSGVQTAGPSSKGGADIQPLQVDETVSFDDIGGLSEYIDALKEMVFFPLLYPDFFESYHITPPRGVLLCGPPGTGKTLIARALACAASKAGQKVSFYMRKGADVLSKWVGEAERQLKLLFEEAQRNQPSIIFFDEIDGLAPVRSSKQEQIHNSIVSTLLALMDGLDSRGQVVLIGATNRIDAIDGALRRPGRFDREFNFPLPGCKARAEILDIHTRKWKQPPTGELKLELAASCVGYCGADLKALCTEAAIRAFREKYPQVYTSDDKFLIDVDSVKVDKYHFIEAMSTITPAAHRGSIVHSRPLSLVVAPCLQRHLRKAMNYISDIFPPLSSELTKLSMLSYGSAVPLVYRPRLLLCGSEGCGLDHLGPAILHQLEKFPVYSLGLPSLLSDPSAKTPEEALVHIFGEARRTTPSILYISQFNLWWDNADEQLRAVLRTLLEELPSDLPILFIGTSLVPLAEIEGAPFSVFTLQSVCQVDDPSIEDRSLFFDRLIEAALSVSLESVTKRSQDVQSPHELPKAPKVASGPKASELKTKVEAEQHALRRLRMCLRDICNRILYDKRFSAFHYPVTDEDAPNYRSIIQNPMDMATLLQHVDSGQYITSTAFLQDLDLIVTNAKVYNGDDYNGARIVSRAYELRDAVHGMLSQMDPTLVAYCDKIAAQGGPAHIPDDIGGYIFPSTPVAQLGAVTRASARLRNVPPEVNLNQSYEALKRPKKNADVVHAAASSAEAKSQYQDSTQPMQTEEVEINEKILERPEPSFVEGSPRETPGEEATADAGESRSEDVAMSDGEISSQVESVKQLFVKCTENYCIPQLERLYTRIMKGVFVAKGVEDNTKHSILRFLFKFAEDEANFSC is encoded by the exons ATG AGACCCACACACCGACATATGCGGAACCGGTTGGGGAATAATACAAGCCAAGATGAGTTATTGTCTCCCAAGCGTAAAAAAATTGTGGAGACTAGACCAACACCTCGGCGTGAAGGGCTACGACCACGTCGCTCAACAACAGTTGCTAGGGTAAGATTGAATTTGGAATCTGGGGATGAACAAGATATTTTAGAAGAGAAGGTTGGTCATGATGAAACTGAAAATGGAAACGATGATATCGATGAAAACGATGTGGATGATGACCAGAATGAGATTGATGGTGAggcagaagatgatgatgaggatgaggaagatgatgaagacATTGAAGAAGAGCAGGATGGTAGGAGGCGATATGATCTCCGGAATCGTGCGGAGGTTCGTAGTCTCTCGGCAGAAGAAGGCAAGCAAAGGCCACGATCTCCTCGACAAGTGTTGCAGCAGGGAATAGGGACCAAGGTGAGCGGTTCAGTAAGAAAGGGTGGATCACGGGTCCATAAGCGTCATCGTTTTTCAAGAGTTGAAGAATCTGATGACTCCCTTCTCGTGGATGAGCTAGACCGGGGCCCTGCAATTCCCTGGGGCCGAGGTGGCAGCAGACCAGGACCACCGTGGCTCTTTGGTGGGCTAGATATGCATGGGACAACTGCATTGGGCTTAAATGTTGCTGCCTCTGGATGGGGTCATCAGGGTGATACTCTTGGTACATTAACTTCTGGGGTTCAAACTGCTGGGCCTAGCTCAAAGGGAGGAGCTGATATTCAACCTTTACAGGTTGACGAGACTGTAAGTTTTGATGACATAGGTGGGCTCTCAGAAtatattgacgctttgaaggAAATGGTTTTCTTCCCCTTATTATATCCTGATTTTTTTGAGAGTTATCACATCACCCCACCAAGGGGAGTGTTGTTATGTGGTCCTCCAGGTACTGGTAAAACTTTGATTGCCAGAGCATTAGCGTGTGCTGCTTCAAAGGCTGGCCAAAAAGTCAGCTTTTACATGCGTAAGGGTGCTGATGTTCTAAGCAAATGGGTTGGTGAGGCTGAAAGACAATTGAAACTGCTTTTCGAGGAAGCACAAAGGAATCAGCCGTCCATCATATTCTTTGATGAAATAGATGGTCTTGCTCCTGTGCGATCTAGCAAACAAGAACAGATTCATAATTCCATTGTGTCCACTTTGCTTGCCTTGATGGATGGTCTTGATTCGCGTGGGCAAGTTGTCTTGATTGGAGCAACCAATCGGATTGATGCCATCGATGGAGCCTTACGTCGTCCTGGTCGATTTGATCGTGAATTCAATTTTCCTTTACCAGGTTGCAAGGCCCGTGCTGAGATATTGGACATTCACACTCGCAAATGGAAGCAGCCTCCTACTGGAGAACTGAAATTGGAACTTGCAGCTAGTTGTGTTGGATATTGTGGTGCTGATTTGAAGGCTTTGTGCACTGAAGCTGCTATTCGTGCTTTCCGTGAAAAATATCCTCAAGTTTACACAAGTGACGACAAGTTTCTGATAGATGTTGATTCAGTTAAGGTTGATAAATATCACTTCATAGAAGCCATGTCTACAATCACTCCTGCTGCTCACAGGGGCTCCATTGTACACTCCAGACCATTGTCATTAGTAGTTGCACCATGTCTTCAGCGACATCTCCGAAAAGCCATGAACTATATATCTGATATCTTTCCTCCACTGTCATCTGAGCTGACAAAGCTTTCCATGTTGTCGTATGGGTCTGCAGTTCCTCTTGTGTACAGGCCTCGGCTTTTGCTGTGCGGAAGTGAAGGCTGTGGGCTG GATCATCTTGGACCTGCAATTTTACATCAACTGGAAAAATTTCCTGTCTACTCACTTGGACTGCCATCACTTCTTTCTGATCCAAGTGCAAAGACACCTGAGGAGGCGTTAGTGCACATATTTGGTGAAGCAAGGAGGACAACTCCGTCAATACTTTACATTTCTCAATTCAACCTTTGGTGGGATAAT GCAGATGAGCAGCTCAGGGCTGTTCTACGGACTTTGCTCGAAGAATTGCCATCTGACTTGCCCATATTATTTATTGGAACATCCTTAGTTCCACTTGCTGAAATTGAAGGGGCACCATTTTCAGTGTTTACACTCCAATCTGT ATGTCAGGTTGATGACCCATCGATAGAAGATAGATCATTGTTTTTCGATCGTTTAATTGAAGCTGCTTTGTCTGTTTCTTTGGAGAGTGTGACCAAAAGATCCCAGGATGTGCAATCCCCACATGAACTTCCCAAGGCTCCAAAAGTGGCAAGTGGCCCCAAGGCCTCAGAGTTAAAAACCAAGGTGGAAGCTGAGCAGCACGCTCTTCGTCGATTGCGGATGTGCCTCAGAGATATTTGCAACCG GATATTGTATGATAAACGGTTTAGCGCCTTTCATTATCCAGTCACTGATGAGGATGCTCCCAACTATCGCTCAATAATCCAGAATCCTATGGACATGGCCACTCTGTTGCAGCATGTTGACTCTGGCCAGTACATTACAAGTACAGCATTCCTGCAAGATCTCGATCTCATTGTGACCAATGCAAAG GTTTATAATGGAGATGATTATAACGGTGCCAGGATAGTTAGTAGAGCTTACGAGCTTCGTGATGCT GTGCATGGTATGCTTTCACAAATGGATCCTACACTAGTTGCCTATTGTGACAAAATAGCTGCCCAAGGGGGTCCAGCGCATATTCCCGATGATATAGGGGGGTATATTTTTCCATCAACTCCAGTTGCACAGTTGGGAGCTGTTACTAGAGCGAGTGCCCGACTTCGTAATGTCCCACCTGAGGTTAATCTGAACCAAAGTTATGAGGCTCTGAAAAGACCAAAGAAGAATGCTGATGTTGTCCATGCAGCAG CTTCGAGTGCGGAAGCCAAATCACAATATCAAGATTCAACGCAACCAATGCAAACTGAAGAAGTTGAGATAAATGAGAAAATTCTTGAAAGGCCCGAACCCTCCTTTGTTGAGGGTAGCCCACGCGAAACTCCTGGAGAGGAGGCTACTGCTGATGCTGGTGAGAGTAGATCTGAAGATGTTGCGATGTCAGACGGTGAGATTTCAAGTCAAGTGGAGTCTGTCAAGCAGCTGTTTGTGAAATGCACTGAAAACTACTGTATTCCTCAGCTTGAAAGGCTCTATACTCGTATTATGAAGGGTGTTTTTGTAGCTAAAGGAGTAGAAGACAATACCAAGCACTCAATTTTGAGGTTTTTATTCAAATTTGCTGAAGACGAGGCAAACTTTTCATGCTGA
- the LOC119980917 gene encoding ATPase family AAA domain-containing protein At1g05910-like isoform X1, which yields MYSKRTGQMDEPGSGPIRTSDRLRRRPKVYGRTYLYNYYSPKIIRPRKTKTKTRTAASRIAQLLRPGNRPVRSSNANNSASTNLRRSTRKRRINTNLEDYTDSSGSDDEDLMRPTHRHMRNRLGNNTSQDELLSPKRKKIVETRPTPRREGLRPRRSTTVARVRLNLESGDEQDILEEKVGHDETENGNDDIDENDVDDDQNEIDGEAEDDDEDEEDDEDIEEEQDGRRRYDLRNRAEVRSLSAEEGKQRPRSPRQVLQQGIGTKVSGSVRKGGSRVHKRHRFSRVEESDDSLLVDELDRGPAIPWGRGGSRPGPPWLFGGLDMHGTTALGLNVAASGWGHQGDTLGTLTSGVQTAGPSSKGGADIQPLQVDETVSFDDIGGLSEYIDALKEMVFFPLLYPDFFESYHITPPRGVLLCGPPGTGKTLIARALACAASKAGQKVSFYMRKGADVLSKWVGEAERQLKLLFEEAQRNQPSIIFFDEIDGLAPVRSSKQEQIHNSIVSTLLALMDGLDSRGQVVLIGATNRIDAIDGALRRPGRFDREFNFPLPGCKARAEILDIHTRKWKQPPTGELKLELAASCVGYCGADLKALCTEAAIRAFREKYPQVYTSDDKFLIDVDSVKVDKYHFIEAMSTITPAAHRGSIVHSRPLSLVVAPCLQRHLRKAMNYISDIFPPLSSELTKLSMLSYGSAVPLVYRPRLLLCGSEGCGLDHLGPAILHQLEKFPVYSLGLPSLLSDPSAKTPEEALVHIFGEARRTTPSILYISQFNLWWDNADEQLRAVLRTLLEELPSDLPILFIGTSLVPLAEIEGAPFSVFTLQSVCQVDDPSIEDRSLFFDRLIEAALSVSLESVTKRSQDVQSPHELPKAPKVASGPKASELKTKVEAEQHALRRLRMCLRDICNRILYDKRFSAFHYPVTDEDAPNYRSIIQNPMDMATLLQHVDSGQYITSTAFLQDLDLIVTNAKVYNGDDYNGARIVSRAYELRDAVHGMLSQMDPTLVAYCDKIAAQGGPAHIPDDIGGYIFPSTPVAQLGAVTRASARLRNVPPEVNLNQSYEALKRPKKNADVVHAAASSAEAKSQYQDSTQPMQTEEVEINEKILERPEPSFVEGSPRETPGEEATADAGESRSEDVAMSDGEISSQVESVKQLFVKCTENYCIPQLERLYTRIMKGVFVAKGVEDNTKHSILRFLFKFAEDEANFSC from the exons ATGTATTCAAAACGGACTGGGCAAATGGATGAGCCTGGTTCTGGGCCCATACGCACAAGTGATCGGCTTAGGAGAAGGCCAAAAGTGTATGGTCGTACATACTTATATAACTATTATTCTCCAAAAATTATTCGTCCTAGGAAAACCAAAACTAAGACAAGGACAGCAGCTTCTCGGATTGCACAGTTATTGCGTCCAGGGAATCGGCCAGTGCGGAGCTCAAATGCTAATAAT TCAGCTTCAACCAACCTTCGGCGTTCCACCAGAAAGAGGAGGATTAACACTAATCTTGAAGATTACACTGATAGTTCTGGATCAGATGACGAAGACCTAATG AGACCCACACACCGACATATGCGGAACCGGTTGGGGAATAATACAAGCCAAGATGAGTTATTGTCTCCCAAGCGTAAAAAAATTGTGGAGACTAGACCAACACCTCGGCGTGAAGGGCTACGACCACGTCGCTCAACAACAGTTGCTAGGGTAAGATTGAATTTGGAATCTGGGGATGAACAAGATATTTTAGAAGAGAAGGTTGGTCATGATGAAACTGAAAATGGAAACGATGATATCGATGAAAACGATGTGGATGATGACCAGAATGAGATTGATGGTGAggcagaagatgatgatgaggatgaggaagatgatgaagacATTGAAGAAGAGCAGGATGGTAGGAGGCGATATGATCTCCGGAATCGTGCGGAGGTTCGTAGTCTCTCGGCAGAAGAAGGCAAGCAAAGGCCACGATCTCCTCGACAAGTGTTGCAGCAGGGAATAGGGACCAAGGTGAGCGGTTCAGTAAGAAAGGGTGGATCACGGGTCCATAAGCGTCATCGTTTTTCAAGAGTTGAAGAATCTGATGACTCCCTTCTCGTGGATGAGCTAGACCGGGGCCCTGCAATTCCCTGGGGCCGAGGTGGCAGCAGACCAGGACCACCGTGGCTCTTTGGTGGGCTAGATATGCATGGGACAACTGCATTGGGCTTAAATGTTGCTGCCTCTGGATGGGGTCATCAGGGTGATACTCTTGGTACATTAACTTCTGGGGTTCAAACTGCTGGGCCTAGCTCAAAGGGAGGAGCTGATATTCAACCTTTACAGGTTGACGAGACTGTAAGTTTTGATGACATAGGTGGGCTCTCAGAAtatattgacgctttgaaggAAATGGTTTTCTTCCCCTTATTATATCCTGATTTTTTTGAGAGTTATCACATCACCCCACCAAGGGGAGTGTTGTTATGTGGTCCTCCAGGTACTGGTAAAACTTTGATTGCCAGAGCATTAGCGTGTGCTGCTTCAAAGGCTGGCCAAAAAGTCAGCTTTTACATGCGTAAGGGTGCTGATGTTCTAAGCAAATGGGTTGGTGAGGCTGAAAGACAATTGAAACTGCTTTTCGAGGAAGCACAAAGGAATCAGCCGTCCATCATATTCTTTGATGAAATAGATGGTCTTGCTCCTGTGCGATCTAGCAAACAAGAACAGATTCATAATTCCATTGTGTCCACTTTGCTTGCCTTGATGGATGGTCTTGATTCGCGTGGGCAAGTTGTCTTGATTGGAGCAACCAATCGGATTGATGCCATCGATGGAGCCTTACGTCGTCCTGGTCGATTTGATCGTGAATTCAATTTTCCTTTACCAGGTTGCAAGGCCCGTGCTGAGATATTGGACATTCACACTCGCAAATGGAAGCAGCCTCCTACTGGAGAACTGAAATTGGAACTTGCAGCTAGTTGTGTTGGATATTGTGGTGCTGATTTGAAGGCTTTGTGCACTGAAGCTGCTATTCGTGCTTTCCGTGAAAAATATCCTCAAGTTTACACAAGTGACGACAAGTTTCTGATAGATGTTGATTCAGTTAAGGTTGATAAATATCACTTCATAGAAGCCATGTCTACAATCACTCCTGCTGCTCACAGGGGCTCCATTGTACACTCCAGACCATTGTCATTAGTAGTTGCACCATGTCTTCAGCGACATCTCCGAAAAGCCATGAACTATATATCTGATATCTTTCCTCCACTGTCATCTGAGCTGACAAAGCTTTCCATGTTGTCGTATGGGTCTGCAGTTCCTCTTGTGTACAGGCCTCGGCTTTTGCTGTGCGGAAGTGAAGGCTGTGGGCTG GATCATCTTGGACCTGCAATTTTACATCAACTGGAAAAATTTCCTGTCTACTCACTTGGACTGCCATCACTTCTTTCTGATCCAAGTGCAAAGACACCTGAGGAGGCGTTAGTGCACATATTTGGTGAAGCAAGGAGGACAACTCCGTCAATACTTTACATTTCTCAATTCAACCTTTGGTGGGATAAT GCAGATGAGCAGCTCAGGGCTGTTCTACGGACTTTGCTCGAAGAATTGCCATCTGACTTGCCCATATTATTTATTGGAACATCCTTAGTTCCACTTGCTGAAATTGAAGGGGCACCATTTTCAGTGTTTACACTCCAATCTGT ATGTCAGGTTGATGACCCATCGATAGAAGATAGATCATTGTTTTTCGATCGTTTAATTGAAGCTGCTTTGTCTGTTTCTTTGGAGAGTGTGACCAAAAGATCCCAGGATGTGCAATCCCCACATGAACTTCCCAAGGCTCCAAAAGTGGCAAGTGGCCCCAAGGCCTCAGAGTTAAAAACCAAGGTGGAAGCTGAGCAGCACGCTCTTCGTCGATTGCGGATGTGCCTCAGAGATATTTGCAACCG GATATTGTATGATAAACGGTTTAGCGCCTTTCATTATCCAGTCACTGATGAGGATGCTCCCAACTATCGCTCAATAATCCAGAATCCTATGGACATGGCCACTCTGTTGCAGCATGTTGACTCTGGCCAGTACATTACAAGTACAGCATTCCTGCAAGATCTCGATCTCATTGTGACCAATGCAAAG GTTTATAATGGAGATGATTATAACGGTGCCAGGATAGTTAGTAGAGCTTACGAGCTTCGTGATGCT GTGCATGGTATGCTTTCACAAATGGATCCTACACTAGTTGCCTATTGTGACAAAATAGCTGCCCAAGGGGGTCCAGCGCATATTCCCGATGATATAGGGGGGTATATTTTTCCATCAACTCCAGTTGCACAGTTGGGAGCTGTTACTAGAGCGAGTGCCCGACTTCGTAATGTCCCACCTGAGGTTAATCTGAACCAAAGTTATGAGGCTCTGAAAAGACCAAAGAAGAATGCTGATGTTGTCCATGCAGCAG CTTCGAGTGCGGAAGCCAAATCACAATATCAAGATTCAACGCAACCAATGCAAACTGAAGAAGTTGAGATAAATGAGAAAATTCTTGAAAGGCCCGAACCCTCCTTTGTTGAGGGTAGCCCACGCGAAACTCCTGGAGAGGAGGCTACTGCTGATGCTGGTGAGAGTAGATCTGAAGATGTTGCGATGTCAGACGGTGAGATTTCAAGTCAAGTGGAGTCTGTCAAGCAGCTGTTTGTGAAATGCACTGAAAACTACTGTATTCCTCAGCTTGAAAGGCTCTATACTCGTATTATGAAGGGTGTTTTTGTAGCTAAAGGAGTAGAAGACAATACCAAGCACTCAATTTTGAGGTTTTTATTCAAATTTGCTGAAGACGAGGCAAACTTTTCATGCTGA
- the LOC119981484 gene encoding 3-oxo-Delta(4,5)-steroid 5-beta-reductase-like, whose product MEQATPDTSVALIVGVTGMTGLSLVEGLKNPTALDRPWKVYGAARRPMPDRFPSSLLDRYLTFDALDYENTFKELSPIAHEITHVFWVAFQLQESEEVNINLNSMMLTNVLQVLRSAVPSRLRHLTLQTGTKHYMGPIFDPSLANQLVHHESPFQEDVPRLPYPNFYYALEDLVASQSSFTYSVHRSSIIMGASSRSIHNGLLTLSVYAIICRHQGLPFRYPGNRYTWEHFCDMTDSQVLAEQHVWAAVSRKAKNQAFNCTNGDFFTWKSLWKVLSEIFDVPFVDFDETEKFDIAAMIKDKGKVWDEIVGKHGLQKTKIEEVTCFDALTTVLNFEFQHVCSMNKSREFGFFGFANTLKKIPVWVERLREMKMIP is encoded by the coding sequence ATGGAACAAGCAACACCTGATACATCAGTTGCACTGATTGTTGGTGTAACAGGAATGACAGGTTTGAGCCTCGTTGAAGGGCTAAAGAACCCGACAGCCCTTGATCGCCCGTGGAAGGTTTACGGTGCTGCAAGGAGGCCTATGCCGGACAGGTTTCCCTCTTCTTTGCTTGATCGTTACTTAACCTTTGATGCCCTCGACTATGAAAATACGTTTAAGGAACTCTCTCCGATCGCCCATGAAATCACCCATGTATTCTGGGTAGCCTTCCAGCTCCAAGAAAGCGAGGAGGTTAACATcaatttgaattcaatgatGCTGACAAATGTACTTCAGGTGCTCAGATCAGCAGTACCTTCCCGGCTAAGGCACCTGACCCTGCAAACAGGTACTAAACATTATATGGGACCTATATTTGATCCTTCACTAGCAAACCAGTTAGTTCATCATGAATCACCTTTCCAAGAAGATGTTCCTAGATTGCCTTACCCCAACTTCTACTATGCATTGGAAGACCTAGTTGCTTCACAGTCATCGTTCACCTATTCTGTGCATCGCTCGTCGATAATCATGGGTGCATCCTCAAGAAGCATCCATAACGGACTGCTGACATTATCTGTGTATGCCATTATATGCCGGCACCAGGGGTTGCCGTTTCGATATCCTGGCAATCGGTACACCTGGGAGCACTTCTGCGATATGACTGATTCACAGGTACTAGCAGAGCAGCATGTATGGGCAGCTGTTAGCAGAAAGGCAAAGAATCAAGCCTTCAACTGCACTAATGGTGATTTTTTTACATGGAAAAGCTTATGGAAAGTGTTGTCTGAGATCTTTGATGTCCCATTTGTGGATTTCGATGAAACGGAAAAGTTTGACATTGCTGCAATGATCAAGGATAAAGGAAAAGTGTGGGATGAGATTGTGGGGAAGCATGGGCTGCAAAAGACTAAGATAGAAGAAGTCACTTGCTTTGATGCCCTCACTACAGTCCTGAACTTTGAGTTTCAGCATGTTTGTAGCATGAATAAGAGCCGCGAATTCGGGTTCTTTGGGTTTGCTAACACTCTAAAGAAAATACCAGTTTGGGTGGAAAGATTGAGGGAAATGAAAATGATACCCTAA
- the LOC119981448 gene encoding 3-oxo-Delta(4,5)-steroid 5-beta-reductase-like, producing the protein MEQARPDTSVALIVGVTGLTGLSLVEALKNPTALHRPWKVYGAARRPMPDGFPSSLLDRYITFDVLNYENTSKELSPIAHEVTHVFWVPYQLRESEEVNISMNLMMLTNVLQVLKSAVPSRLRHLTLQTGTKHYMGPIFDPSLANQLVHHESPFQEDVPRLPYPNFYYALEDLVASESSFTYSVHRSSIIMGASTRSIHNTLLTLSVYATICQHQGLPFRYFGNRYTWEHFCDMTDSRVLAEQHIWAAVTGKAKNQAFNCTNGDFFTWKSLWKVFCEIFGVPFVDFDGTEKFDIAAMIKDKGKVWDEIVEKHGLQKNTMEEITCFDALSTVLNFEFQHVSSMNKSREFGFFGFANTLKNIPVWVERLKEMKIIP; encoded by the coding sequence ATGGAACAAGCAAGACCTGATACATCAGTTGCACTAATTGTTGGTGTCACAGGACTGACAGGCTTGAGCCTCGTTGAAGCACTAAAGAACCCGACAGCCCTTCATCGCCCGTGGAAGGTTTACGGTGCTGCAAGGAGGCCTATGCCGGATGGGTTTCCCTCCTCTTTGCTTGATCGTTACATAACCTTCGATGTCCTCAACTATGAAAACACATCCAAGGAACTCTCTCCAATTGCGCATGAAGTCACCCATGTATTTTGGGTACCCTACCAGCTCCGAGAAAGCGAGGAGGTTAACATAAGTATGAATTTAATGATGCTCACAAATGTACTTCAAGTGCTCAAATCAGCGGTACCTTCACGGCTAAGGCACCTGACTCTGCAAACAGGTACTAAACATTATATGGGACCTATATTTGATCCTTCACTGGCAAACCAGTTAGTTCATCATGAATCACCTTTCCAAGAAGATGTTCCTAGATTGCCTTACCCCAACTTCTACTATGCCTTAGAAGACCTAGTCGCTTCAGAGTCATCGTTCACCTATTCTGTGCATCGTTCGTCGATAATCATGGGTGCATCCACAAGAAGCATCCATAACACACTGCTGACATTATCTGTGTACGCCACTATATGCCAGCACCAGGGGTTGCCGTTTCGATATTTTGGCAATCGGTACACCTGGGAGCACTTCTGCGATATGACTGATTCGCGGGTACTAGCAGAGCAGCATATATGGGCAGCTGTTACCGGAAAGGCGAAGAATCAAGCCTTCAACTGCACTAATGGTGATTTTTTTACATGGAAAAGCTTATGGAAGGTGTTTTGTGAGATCTTTGGTGTCCCATTTGTGGATTTTGATGGAACGGAAAAGTTTGACATTGCTGCAATGATCAAGGATAAAGGAAAAGTGTGGGATGAGATTGTGGAGAAGCACGGGCTGCAAAAGAATACGATGGAAGAAATCACTTGCTTTGATGCTCTCTCTACAGTCTTGAACTTTGAGTTTCAGCAT